A part of Neochlamydia sp. AcF84 genomic DNA contains:
- a CDS encoding DEAD/DEAH box helicase: MAITPSVTSSYILPIKTCPQKTAHASQLFVRICKICSYLGAQIKGIALGIFHYLQEFFKDLKDDLSIWWFEKEDPIDTEARLECEKLKPEIEELKRKLSLDILNQSSKSCREITEKILYVIITEGKNNIREILKKLTKIFAMKGEQALGTCVDMQENFSLPVILEAIEAFYQITLLTTAPLSSISHFPPYEAAIRKLGLKLKNQPNNLEKINSIAPFKKQEHQPPAPLLKTVPANLLNALEKSFSLPHLIQTAISYLDFSLEKNQVEIETYKSFFSKVKKDSKLNESSKVALIKITILASRRKDSWGEKELCLAELEEILAEAQHIYEKWGEETLQIFYEATRVHFSIRLEHIIHIFKHMHILAEDLQIAEQAFELLDCYSNCQLSPDQFLEKLEQLAPTTPMNAAILEKDIKNVLVRFKKDDGHVHFCLPDVHLKTITKQFSLIQGLCHKWKHLQLEELISLAHKIRFHPQPNYSDILKIMAIGHLALKIKFQIELHSIQTLTVLGLLAHETSCIAQVKTGEGKSLIVTLLAFVLAMQNKSVHVISSSQNLARRDQQQAAKFFNIFAISSSHICKNEPEANSFKANILYGTATDFEFAVMREMLYFKPLFPQHSEHNLFKRFNYAIIDELDNLTIDTAANSARLGNAAEIHFNWVYKPIFAFVKANYTKSLFKDESLQQLKEFLKEYSNGKFSSQVHQLGNRQLKNWLKSAFKALFVLQENIDYVVDAKSGEDKKKILIVDAINTGRIHKHSRWSHGLHEFVEIKHSISPAKETITPISLSHPAFYEMYNCLYGLTGTLGSQIERETLRKIYQVETFDVPTQKPVLRKDFPLVAVDTNELHLQTIIEKIQQFKQTNRPLLVLCPTIHASKVLGEMLIKNNISHRMLNEIQTEKEEDILAVAGLPGALTIATNNAGRGTDIRLDPESLERGGLHVILTFYPNSDRVEYQARGRAGRQGQKGSSEIIISLENLPHLLKCMQKIEVPRHEFIEHCLHYQRMREANFLKHEQIFQAEIERYCYTLVQEFFTFLHSFNALCNNEQILEKWADTLKNQKISKNHSPDIHTLSPTEQLIVKDILKLLQVDQAEQEQWKNLLKQIGAYIQAQILHTWSVKVYKKFSEMSGQLKIQEMIRAQEEVDWFIKIEKEDKNEEASNTLNKQISCIRNDKLALLKEEIKKLFEHHMALWKKYQDSSGLFFIEYIREMAKVSLKNIAP; this comes from the coding sequence ATGGCAATAACTCCAAGTGTTACTTCATCTTATATACTTCCTATCAAAACATGCCCACAAAAAACTGCGCATGCTTCTCAACTATTCGTTAGAATTTGTAAAATATGTTCTTATTTAGGGGCTCAAATAAAAGGAATTGCTCTTGGTATTTTTCATTATCTTCAAGAATTTTTTAAGGATCTTAAAGACGATCTTTCAATTTGGTGGTTTGAAAAAGAAGACCCTATAGATACAGAGGCAAGATTAGAATGTGAAAAACTCAAACCTGAGATCGAAGAATTAAAGCGGAAGCTTTCTTTAGACATTCTTAACCAATCCAGTAAAAGCTGCAGAGAGATTACAGAAAAAATTTTATATGTAATTATAACTGAGGGTAAAAATAATATAAGGGAAATATTGAAAAAGCTTACTAAGATTTTTGCAATGAAGGGGGAGCAAGCTCTGGGCACATGTGTGGACATGCAGGAGAATTTTAGCTTGCCTGTAATTTTAGAAGCTATTGAGGCTTTTTACCAAATTACCTTATTAACCACTGCGCCTTTGTCCTCGATCTCTCACTTTCCTCCTTATGAGGCAGCAATAAGAAAGCTCGGATTAAAATTGAAAAACCAGCCTAACAATCTGGAAAAGATAAATTCAATAGCCCCATTTAAAAAGCAAGAGCACCAGCCACCGGCTCCCTTGCTTAAAACAGTTCCTGCAAATCTATTAAATGCTTTAGAAAAAAGCTTTTCCCTCCCTCATTTAATCCAAACAGCTATTAGCTATCTAGACTTTTCTTTAGAAAAAAATCAAGTAGAGATAGAAACCTACAAATCCTTTTTTTCTAAGGTAAAAAAGGATTCTAAACTTAATGAGAGCTCTAAAGTTGCTCTCATTAAAATTACGATCCTTGCATCCCGCAGGAAAGATTCTTGGGGAGAAAAAGAGCTTTGTCTAGCAGAGCTAGAAGAGATACTTGCAGAAGCCCAACATATTTATGAAAAATGGGGAGAAGAAACGCTGCAGATTTTTTACGAGGCTACGCGTGTACACTTTTCCATTAGGCTAGAGCATATTATACATATTTTCAAGCATATGCATATTTTGGCGGAAGATCTACAGATAGCCGAACAAGCTTTTGAATTATTAGATTGTTACTCCAACTGCCAGCTAAGCCCTGATCAGTTCTTAGAAAAGCTAGAGCAGCTTGCACCCACTACTCCTATGAATGCAGCTATTCTAGAAAAAGATATAAAAAATGTGCTGGTAAGATTTAAGAAAGATGATGGCCATGTTCACTTCTGCCTTCCTGACGTGCATTTAAAAACTATTACTAAGCAATTCTCCTTAATACAAGGTTTGTGTCACAAGTGGAAACATTTGCAGCTGGAAGAATTAATTAGTTTGGCACATAAAATCCGTTTTCACCCTCAGCCAAACTATAGCGATATTTTAAAGATTATGGCTATCGGTCACTTAGCTTTAAAGATAAAATTTCAAATAGAGCTTCATAGCATTCAAACCTTGACCGTACTAGGTTTATTAGCGCATGAGACAAGTTGCATAGCTCAAGTCAAGACAGGCGAAGGTAAGTCCTTGATTGTGACCTTGCTTGCTTTTGTATTAGCTATGCAAAATAAAAGCGTTCACGTTATCTCTTCTTCGCAAAACCTAGCCAGGCGTGACCAGCAGCAAGCAGCCAAATTTTTTAACATTTTTGCAATTAGTTCCTCGCATATCTGCAAAAATGAGCCAGAAGCTAATTCCTTCAAAGCAAATATACTATACGGAACCGCCACTGATTTTGAATTTGCTGTGATGCGCGAAATGCTTTATTTTAAGCCACTCTTTCCTCAACATTCCGAACACAACCTTTTTAAACGTTTTAATTATGCAATCATTGATGAACTAGATAATTTAACGATCGATACAGCAGCTAATAGTGCACGATTAGGAAATGCTGCTGAAATACATTTTAATTGGGTCTACAAGCCTATATTTGCATTTGTAAAAGCAAACTATACTAAAAGTCTCTTTAAGGATGAATCCCTCCAACAACTTAAAGAATTTTTAAAAGAATATTCAAATGGAAAATTTAGTTCTCAAGTTCATCAATTAGGCAATAGACAATTAAAAAATTGGCTTAAATCCGCTTTCAAAGCCCTTTTCGTTTTGCAGGAAAATATAGATTATGTGGTTGATGCTAAAAGCGGTGAAGATAAAAAAAAGATTTTAATCGTTGATGCAATTAATACAGGGCGTATACATAAGCATTCTCGCTGGAGCCATGGCCTACATGAATTTGTGGAAATTAAACATTCTATTTCCCCGGCGAAGGAAACCATAACTCCTATTTCTTTATCCCACCCTGCATTTTATGAAATGTATAATTGCTTGTATGGGCTTACAGGCACGCTTGGATCGCAAATAGAAAGAGAAACATTAAGAAAAATTTATCAGGTAGAAACCTTTGATGTTCCTACACAAAAGCCGGTGCTAAGAAAAGATTTTCCTCTAGTTGCAGTAGATACCAACGAGCTTCATCTGCAAACCATTATTGAGAAAATTCAACAATTTAAACAAACAAACCGCCCTCTTTTAGTCTTATGCCCTACTATTCATGCCTCCAAAGTGCTTGGAGAAATGTTAATTAAAAACAACATTTCCCATCGGATGCTTAATGAAATACAAACTGAAAAAGAAGAGGATATTTTAGCCGTGGCTGGCCTACCAGGCGCCCTTACCATTGCTACTAATAATGCAGGCAGAGGCACGGATATTAGACTAGATCCCGAAAGCCTCGAAAGAGGAGGCCTGCATGTGATATTAACATTTTACCCTAACTCTGACCGAGTGGAATATCAAGCACGTGGAAGAGCGGGCCGTCAAGGACAAAAGGGGTCCTCAGAAATCATCATTTCTTTAGAAAATCTACCGCATTTGCTGAAGTGTATGCAGAAAATAGAAGTCCCACGGCATGAATTTATTGAGCATTGCCTTCACTATCAACGAATGAGAGAAGCAAATTTTCTAAAGCATGAGCAAATCTTTCAAGCTGAGATTGAACGCTATTGCTATACCTTAGTACAAGAATTTTTTACTTTTCTCCACTCATTTAATGCTCTTTGTAATAATGAACAAATTTTAGAAAAATGGGCCGATACTCTAAAGAATCAAAAAATAAGTAAAAATCATTCCCCCGATATTCATACGTTAAGCCCTACCGAGCAGCTGATAGTAAAAGATATATTAAAACTGCTTCAAGTAGATCAAGCAGAACAAGAACAGTGGAAGAACCTTCTTAAACAAATAGGGGCCTATATCCAAGCTCAAATCCTTCATACATGGTCAGTAAAAGTTTATAAAAAATTTTCAGAGATGTCGGGTCAATTAAAGATCCAAGAGATGATTAGGGCTCAAGAGGAAGTGGATTGGTTTATAAAGATAGAAAAAGAAGATAAAAACGAAGAAGCTTCCAATACTCTTAATAAGCAGATTTCCTGCATTAGGAATGACAAACTTGCTTTGTTAAAAGAGGAAATTAAAAAGTTGTTTGAACATCATATGGCTTTATGGAAAAAATATCAGGATTCTTCAGGCTTGTTTTTTATCGAATACATTCGCGAAATGGCCAAAGTTAGTTTAAAAAACATAGCTCCTTGA